The following coding sequences are from one Patagioenas fasciata isolate bPatFas1 chromosome 23, bPatFas1.hap1, whole genome shotgun sequence window:
- the CTRC gene encoding chymotrypsin-C: MLGAVCLTVLLGYAYGCGQPAVPPQLSHRVVGGEDALAHSWPWQISLQYSRSGSWHHTCGGTLIAPRWVLTAAHCVSSSLTYRVLLGKQVLSEEDEPGSVTVGVEKFIVHEKWDSYLIINDIALIKLAQEVEESDTIQPACLPTAGSVLENDYPCYVTGWGRLWTYGPLADVLQQALLPVVDYDICSQSNWWGNYVLPNMVCAGGDGVTSGCNGDSGGPLNCQRGGIWEVDGIVSFGSAWGCNTVRKPTVFTRVSSFIDWINEVGAPSFVPQNPPSCPSVYPAVGLTLSPPMSCC, translated from the exons ATGCTGGGTGCCGTGTGTCTCACTGTGCTGCTGGGCTACG CCTATGGATGCGGGCAGCCGGCTGTGCCGCCGCAGCTGAGCCACCGGGTGGTGGGTGGCGAAGACGCCCTGGCCCACAGCTGGCCATGGCAG ATCTCGCTGCAGTACAGCCGCTCGGGGTCTTGGCATCACACATGCGGTGGGACCCTCATCGCTCCCAGATGGGTGCTGACAGCCGCCCACTGCGtcag CTCTAGCCTGACGTACCGCGTGCTGCTGGGCAAGCAGGTCCTGTCGGAGGAGGACGAGCCAGGCTCGGTGACCGTCGGTGTGGAAAAATTCATTGTGCATGAGAAATGGGACTCCTACCTCATTAT CAATGACATCGCACTGATCAAGCTGGCACAGGAGGTGGAGGAGAGTGACACCATCCAACCCGCCTGCCTGCCTACCGCCGGCTCGGTCCTGGAGAACGACTACCCCTGCTATGTCACCGGCTGGGGACGCCTCTGGA CGTACGGGCCCTTGGCCGATGTCCTGCAGCAGGCGCTGCTGCCCGTGGTGGACTACGACATCTGCTCCCAGAGCAACTGGTGGGGCAACTACGTCCTCCCCAACATGGTGTGCGCAGGGGGCGATGGCGTCACGAGCGGCTGCAAt GGGGATTCGGGTGGTCCCCTGAACTGCCAGCGTGGCGGGATCTGGGAGGTGGATGGCATCGTCAGCTTTGGCTCTGCTTGGGGCTGCAACACGGTGCGGAAGCCGACAGTCTTCACACGGGTGTCCTCCTTCATCGACTGGATCAACGAGGTGGGTGCCCCTTCCTTtgtcccccagaacccccccagttGTCCCAGTGTCTACCCAGCTGTGGGTCTCACCCTGAGCCCTCCTATGTCTTGTTGTTGA